A genomic region of Chthoniobacterales bacterium contains the following coding sequences:
- a CDS encoding BamA/TamA family outer membrane protein, with protein MRGFFLAIAAWFGLWTPPPPASAGDVHFEGNQTFAAAQLRAILRNRYYVPLDGDFGVTEADDAAFFLRAFYFSRGFREARVAYTYRPTRPPGVSFEIFEGGRNAIGTVTFEGESEIPPDRLQEIFNATVRQATLRPFGRMPYVDSAVESARLAIVNALAQHGYLTATADVSEPAPPVNGLVNLRIRIYQGLRYFVRDVSFSGIPPATLPGEKPITAETLRRVLNEYLNQPYQRNQEALMRTRVQDWLRNHAFLRANVQTLANLDPATGNVDVAFLIDAGRTYTIGRIRVEGSISTKPAAILSRFAIQPGTPYDASKVDDAARRLWFSGAFSEADVQRVPQPDGTVDLVVKVEETSAKRIQFGIGYSQWDRGLAEIHYIDRNFLGTLNRLSLDGTISQRSYGISGALTDPWVFGTDFEGSIGAAYAHRELPAYRGSEASATLSLARSYSSANLTGYRLQYGYKNVTNAVVFGDDSGTDPNYTLGSVTFSQTYDTRNNILSPMRGCFLNHEEEIASPVLLGNVSFLRLSVQATYYLPLREITTEHPFVPFLIFNHRAGVILPSGGGSESVPVQERFFLGGPNTVRSFQLDGLGPSDRDGDPLGGLGMFLLNAEIQWPVYNNIYLAAFADAGNVWSSASEIRPMDLQVGAGPGLRVYTPLGAIRVDYGYNVNRRAGDPIGAWQVGFGFTF; from the coding sequence ATGCGGGGATTCTTCCTCGCCATCGCCGCGTGGTTCGGCCTGTGGACACCTCCGCCGCCGGCCTCCGCCGGGGATGTCCATTTCGAGGGGAATCAAACGTTCGCCGCCGCCCAGCTCCGCGCGATCCTTCGGAATCGTTACTACGTGCCGCTCGACGGAGACTTCGGCGTCACCGAGGCCGACGACGCCGCGTTCTTCCTGCGCGCCTTCTACTTCTCCCGCGGCTTTCGCGAGGCCCGCGTGGCCTACACCTACCGCCCCACACGTCCCCCCGGCGTGTCCTTCGAGATCTTCGAGGGCGGGCGCAATGCCATCGGCACCGTGACGTTCGAGGGAGAATCCGAGATTCCGCCCGACCGTCTGCAGGAGATTTTCAACGCGACCGTCCGCCAGGCCACGCTGCGTCCCTTCGGCCGCATGCCGTATGTGGACAGCGCCGTCGAGAGTGCGCGTCTCGCCATCGTGAACGCCCTCGCGCAGCACGGCTACCTCACCGCCACGGCCGATGTTTCCGAGCCCGCGCCGCCGGTGAATGGCCTCGTGAACCTGCGCATCCGCATCTACCAGGGGCTGCGGTATTTCGTGCGCGACGTGAGCTTCTCCGGCATTCCCCCGGCCACGCTCCCCGGCGAAAAGCCCATCACCGCCGAGACCCTGCGCCGCGTTCTCAACGAATATCTCAACCAGCCTTACCAGCGGAATCAGGAGGCGCTCATGCGCACTCGCGTGCAGGACTGGCTGCGCAACCACGCGTTTCTGCGGGCCAACGTGCAGACGCTTGCAAATCTCGACCCCGCCACGGGCAACGTCGACGTCGCGTTCCTCATCGATGCCGGGCGCACCTACACGATCGGTCGCATCCGCGTCGAAGGCAGCATATCGACCAAGCCCGCGGCCATCCTCTCCCGCTTCGCCATCCAGCCCGGCACGCCCTATGACGCTTCGAAGGTGGACGATGCCGCGCGGCGCCTCTGGTTCAGTGGCGCCTTTTCCGAGGCCGATGTGCAACGGGTCCCGCAGCCCGATGGCACCGTCGATCTCGTCGTGAAGGTCGAGGAAACCTCGGCGAAGCGCATTCAGTTCGGTATCGGCTACAGCCAGTGGGACCGCGGTCTGGCCGAGATCCATTACATCGACCGGAATTTTCTCGGCACGCTGAACCGCCTCTCCCTCGACGGCACGATCTCGCAGCGCTCCTACGGCATCTCCGGCGCGCTGACGGATCCCTGGGTGTTCGGAACGGATTTCGAGGGCTCCATCGGCGCCGCCTACGCGCATCGCGAGCTGCCCGCCTACCGCGGCAGCGAGGCGTCCGCCACGCTTTCGCTCGCCCGCAGCTACAGCTCGGCAAATCTCACCGGCTATCGCCTTCAATACGGCTACAAGAACGTCACGAACGCCGTCGTCTTCGGCGACGACTCCGGCACCGATCCAAACTACACGCTCGGCAGCGTGACCTTCAGCCAGACCTACGACACGCGGAACAACATCCTCAGCCCGATGCGCGGCTGTTTCCTCAACCACGAGGAAGAGATCGCCAGTCCCGTCCTGCTCGGGAACGTCTCCTTCCTGCGCCTTTCCGTCCAGGCCACGTATTACCTGCCTCTGCGTGAGATCACGACCGAGCACCCCTTTGTCCCGTTCCTCATTTTCAATCACCGCGCCGGCGTCATCCTGCCCTCCGGCGGCGGCAGCGAGAGTGTCCCCGTGCAGGAGCGCTTCTTCCTCGGCGGCCCGAATACCGTTCGCAGTTTTCAGCTCGACGGACTGGGGCCCTCGGACCGCGACGGCGATCCCCTCGGCGGCCTCGGCATGTTCCTGCTCAATGCCGAAATCCAATGGCCCGTTTACAACAACATCTACCTCGCCGCCTTCGCCGATGCCGGCAATGTCTGGAGCTCCGCGAGTGAGATCCGGCCCATGGATCTGCAGGTCGGCGCCGGGCCGGGCCTGCGTGTTTACACGCCGCTCGGCGCCATTCGCGTCGACTACGGCTACAATGTGAATCGCCGCGCGGGCGATCCCATTGGCGCCTGGCAGGTCGGCTTCGGCTTTACGTTCTGA
- a CDS encoding translocation/assembly module TamB domain-containing protein, with the protein MATDSVDSSGSPARRRRRLWPWGLLVLLVVFWFAHEPVLIWGARKALTELPPRIGLRFEVGSMQIHLFRPIEFRNVRFVVTNPPASRTDATARRITLGVNSLWEILFGTGRVFRSGSVEGLAGTFDFRKPALIPQPLPTLTREQQQQLSAMILRFLPTEVHLRACDSIFLADDQSYTVKGLDGDFNESQSGLLTVKSVLIEAGSIRQEVTNGRAVTAWKDGAAYLSDLQLRKEIVIRDFVANFVNLGGVSLDWDVGAYGGTLRGNIVFGSEDDELRLAASVAVVNLPIAPIPDIIALPAKADGIIRDARLTFRGNPDHPLDDEISLRLSADDFRWNERGWQSLVAGVNYIGRRLYVSAFELKQADNRISASGELAIPEELKDLPRAHYLVDLSADVRDLAALAALAGPPFERLGGQLYLHGSVQGDNGHLTGYLNGEASGIRYQTLPPASARLSLVAKDEELQVRYADLWAGNDRVAATGTIGIRAPHNYAGEIKGRIEDLGIYTPFGGDAVAKNVFSGAATLDWQGDGSMSAHSGAFQAKLADVMTSATPTGITGEFAATYSPENIYFKTVRLTHEKLELNSQLTISSSGVNVTGLSVRRGKLGLLAGDGFVPLNLFALSSGRTLAQSLATDKPVYANFTSGDLPVADLIEMAGQKASVSGNLRLNIGASGLLPELKLDGQLTGRDLSATIDDFTIPATTADITLGTGAGRLDVKGSVRTKGFQPLSIDAHMPFAYEETPDGLVRLYHNDAAIAAKIDFPGTSLEIFRPFLPAARKLSGTLAGNLTVGGTLNAPKIDGETTLSGGDIEISPDVPRINSLNARLVMNTSRVTLESLRGEVGAGPFTATGWADLSKPGDPELRLELKGSKVLLARDPGLRLRADLDITAQGRGSSGSVSGSVRLVDGRIFRKLEVTPFLVPNPVSGPPFVIPNFTGLVPDPWGQWKLDVSITNGMPFLLVGNLATGDIAPNLTVRGTLAAPYPDGVIELTNLQAYLPATTLLIPAGRIYFTAQNPFMPIMDVRARADVSGYNVQMYAYGPLSEQNLALRSDPPLSQENLIFLLTTGFTPAGMSGAGLGEAAAGQGGIILLRSIVRQLEPMGLDLNDFVNRLSVRVIPPKDPSQSTGLASDLRLTDRFSLTSGRDGYGFYNAGVQYTIRLR; encoded by the coding sequence GGGTCAATTCACTGTGGGAGATTCTTTTCGGAACCGGGAGGGTCTTTCGCAGCGGCTCCGTCGAGGGGCTGGCCGGCACCTTCGATTTTCGCAAGCCGGCCCTGATCCCGCAGCCGCTGCCGACGCTCACTCGCGAGCAGCAGCAGCAGCTCTCGGCGATGATCCTGCGCTTCCTGCCGACGGAGGTGCATCTCCGCGCCTGTGATTCCATCTTCCTTGCGGATGACCAGTCCTACACCGTGAAGGGCCTGGACGGTGATTTCAACGAGAGCCAGAGCGGACTTTTGACCGTCAAGAGCGTGCTGATCGAGGCCGGTTCCATTCGCCAGGAGGTGACCAATGGCCGCGCCGTGACGGCGTGGAAGGACGGGGCCGCTTATCTCTCTGATCTGCAGTTGCGGAAGGAGATCGTCATCCGCGATTTTGTGGCCAACTTCGTGAACCTCGGCGGCGTGTCCCTCGACTGGGACGTCGGCGCCTACGGGGGAACTTTGCGCGGCAACATCGTGTTTGGCTCCGAGGACGACGAACTGCGGCTCGCGGCCTCGGTGGCGGTGGTGAACCTGCCGATCGCGCCGATTCCCGACATCATCGCGCTCCCGGCGAAAGCGGACGGCATCATTCGGGACGCGCGGCTCACCTTCCGCGGCAATCCCGACCATCCCCTCGACGACGAAATCTCGCTGCGTCTCTCGGCGGACGATTTTCGCTGGAACGAACGCGGCTGGCAGTCGCTCGTCGCGGGCGTGAACTACATCGGCCGGCGCCTTTACGTTTCGGCCTTCGAACTCAAGCAGGCGGACAACCGGATCTCCGCCAGCGGCGAGCTCGCGATTCCGGAGGAATTGAAGGATCTGCCGCGCGCCCATTATCTCGTCGATCTCTCAGCCGATGTGCGCGATCTCGCGGCGCTTGCCGCTCTCGCGGGACCGCCGTTCGAGCGGCTCGGCGGCCAGCTTTACCTCCACGGCTCCGTTCAAGGCGACAACGGCCATCTCACGGGGTATCTCAATGGCGAGGCCAGCGGCATTCGCTACCAGACGCTGCCGCCGGCCTCGGCACGGCTTTCTCTCGTGGCGAAGGACGAGGAATTGCAGGTGCGTTACGCCGATCTCTGGGCCGGGAACGATCGCGTCGCGGCGACGGGCACAATCGGGATCCGCGCTCCGCACAACTACGCGGGCGAAATCAAGGGCCGCATCGAGGACCTCGGAATTTACACGCCCTTCGGAGGCGACGCGGTGGCGAAAAATGTCTTCAGCGGGGCGGCCACGCTCGACTGGCAGGGCGACGGCTCGATGTCCGCGCACTCCGGGGCGTTCCAGGCGAAGCTGGCGGACGTCATGACGAGCGCGACACCGACCGGCATCACCGGAGAGTTCGCGGCCACGTATTCGCCGGAAAATATCTATTTCAAGACCGTCCGGCTCACGCACGAGAAGCTCGAGCTCAACTCGCAGCTGACGATTTCATCGAGCGGGGTAAACGTCACCGGCCTTTCGGTGCGTCGCGGCAAGCTCGGCCTGCTCGCCGGCGATGGCTTCGTGCCGTTGAATCTCTTCGCGCTCTCGAGCGGCAGGACCCTCGCGCAATCCCTCGCCACCGACAAGCCGGTCTACGCGAACTTCACCTCCGGTGATCTGCCGGTCGCCGACCTCATCGAGATGGCCGGCCAGAAGGCCAGCGTGAGCGGCAATCTGCGGTTGAACATCGGCGCATCCGGCCTGCTTCCCGAGCTGAAGCTCGACGGCCAGCTCACCGGCCGCGATCTCTCCGCGACGATCGACGACTTCACGATTCCCGCCACCACGGCCGACATTACGCTCGGCACCGGGGCGGGTCGTCTCGATGTGAAGGGTTCCGTCCGGACGAAGGGCTTCCAGCCGCTTTCGATCGATGCGCACATGCCCTTCGCCTACGAGGAAACGCCGGACGGCCTCGTGCGCCTCTACCACAACGACGCGGCCATCGCGGCGAAGATCGACTTCCCGGGCACCAGCCTCGAAATCTTTCGCCCGTTTCTTCCCGCCGCGCGAAAGCTGAGCGGCACGCTCGCTGGGAACCTCACCGTCGGCGGCACGTTGAACGCGCCGAAGATCGACGGCGAGACGACTCTTTCCGGCGGCGACATCGAAATTTCTCCCGACGTGCCGCGCATCAATTCGCTCAATGCGCGACTCGTCATGAACACCTCGCGCGTGACCCTCGAATCACTCCGCGGCGAAGTCGGCGCGGGTCCCTTCACCGCCACCGGGTGGGCGGATCTCTCGAAACCCGGGGATCCCGAGCTGCGTCTCGAGCTGAAAGGTTCGAAGGTCCTGCTCGCGCGCGATCCCGGCCTGCGTCTGCGTGCCGATCTCGACATCACCGCGCAGGGCCGTGGCTCCAGCGGCTCGGTCTCCGGCTCGGTGCGCCTCGTCGACGGCCGCATCTTCCGCAAGCTCGAGGTCACGCCCTTTCTCGTGCCGAATCCCGTGAGCGGCCCGCCGTTCGTCATTCCGAATTTCACCGGCCTCGTGCCGGATCCCTGGGGGCAGTGGAAACTCGACGTCTCGATCACGAACGGCATGCCGTTCCTCCTCGTCGGAAATCTCGCCACCGGCGATATCGCACCGAATCTCACCGTGCGTGGCACGCTCGCCGCGCCGTATCCCGATGGCGTGATCGAGCTCACGAACCTCCAGGCTTACCTGCCCGCGACCACGCTGCTCATTCCCGCGGGGCGGATTTATTTCACCGCGCAAAATCCGTTCATGCCGATCATGGATGTGCGCGCGCGCGCCGATGTCTCCGGCTACAACGTCCAGATGTATGCCTACGGTCCGCTGAGCGAACAGAATCTCGCGTTGCGGTCGGACCCCCCGCTTTCGCAGGAAAATCTCATCTTCCTGCTCACCACCGGTTTCACGCCTGCGGGCATGAGCGGCGCCGGCCTCGGGGAAGCGGCCGCGGGGCAGGGGGGCATCATCCTGCTGCGGAGCATCGTTCGCCAGCTCGAGCCGATGGGCCTCGACCTCAATGATTTCGTGAACCGCCTGAGCGTGCGCGTGATTCCGCCAAAGGATCCCTCGCAATCCACCGGACTCGCGAGTGACCTGCGGTTGACGGATCGCTTCTCGCTCACGTCCGGTCGCGACGGCTACGGCTTCTACAACGCCGGCGTGCAATACACCATCCGGCTTCGGTAG